From the genome of [Limnothrix rosea] IAM M-220:
AACCTATGCCTATTTTGGTAATCGTTCTGTCTTTTTTATTTTGGGGGTTTTTATTCTTGCGAGTCCGATTCGGCGATCGGGTTTGAGCACAAGGTTAGCCCTAACGGTGGTTTCAAAGTTTGGTGGAACCCAACGGGGCTTGATTCTTTCAGTACTCATTTTGTCGGCTGTAATGTCATTTTTTCTCAGTTCCCACGCCGTTGCAGCAATGCTTTTCCCCGTGGTTTTAGAGGTCGTGCAGTCGGCTGGCGCAAAACCCGGTGGACGTTTCGGAAAATCTGCTTTTTTGGCTTTGGGATGGGGCGCGGGTATCGGCGGTATTCCTAGTTTGCTTGGGGGGGCGAGGGCGGCTTTGGCATTGGGCTTGCTACGGGAAAGTACGGGTCAAAGTATTAGTTTTATCGAGTGGACTTTATGGTCATTACCCCTAGCTATTGTTTTGCTGGCGATCGCCTATTTGCTGATCAGAAATATTGGTCGGGGTACAGCCGTGTCTATGGATCAAGCAAAAATGTTATTAAAAGGCCGCGCTAAACGTCTGGGCAATATCTCCAAACGTGAAATAGGGACAGCTTTAATTACTTTACTAACCATTGTTTTATGGATTGTGCGGGGTGAAGCTTGGGGGCTCGATACCGTAGCTTTTCTCGGAGTTTCCTTACTATTTGTTTTCCAAATTGCTGATTGGCAGGAAGTCGAAGAAGATGTGAACTGGGGGATTTTCGTGATGTATGGTTCGGCGATCGCCCTGAGCGCAGTATTGAGAGAAACCGAAACTTCCACCGCTCTCGCCCAAGCATTATTAGGGTGGATTGACTCCGGTTGGCTAGTGTTTATTGCCGTTGCGATGGTGGTGGTCATCTTCACCGAAGGGATGAGTAATGCCGCTACCGTTGCGATGGTAATGCCCTTGG
Proteins encoded in this window:
- a CDS encoding SLC13 family permease — translated: MNLLRRSPQWLKQIRRPQYRWVWCIAAAIIYFAILALPLAEFDEAALKALAIFGVTAFLWSTSALPVAVTGLLVLFLIPFTGVLPPEQTYAYFGNRSVFFILGVFILASPIRRSGLSTRLALTVVSKFGGTQRGLILSVLILSAVMSFFLSSHAVAAMLFPVVLEVVQSAGAKPGGRFGKSAFLALGWGAGIGGIPSLLGGARAALALGLLRESTGQSISFIEWTLWSLPLAIVLLAIAYLLIRNIGRGTAVSMDQAKMLLKGRAKRLGNISKREIGTALITLLTIVLWIVRGEAWGLDTVAFLGVSLLFVFQIADWQEVEEDVNWGIFVMYGSAIALSAVLRETETSTALAQALLGWIDSGWLVFIAVAMVVVIFTEGMSNAATVAMVMPLAIALAAEHGIDPRAITMGVTIASGLAFMMPVSTPAMAIVIGSGYVPPSHALQRGFFLKSLGFLGLLALATLYWPLFGLQV